CGCGGCGGCGCGCAGCAACGACGGCCCGCCGATGTCGATGTTTTCGATCACTTCGTGGAACTCCACGCCGGGCTTCCGGATGGTTTCCGCGAACGGATAGAGATTCACGCATACCAGGTCAATCAACGGAAGTTCGTTCTGCGCAACCTGGTTCATGTGCTCTGGATTCTCGCGGATCGCGAGTACGCCGCCGGCAATGCGGGGATTGATGGTCTTGACGCGGCCATCAAGGATCTCCGGAAACCCCGTCAGATCGGAGACTTCCCGCACGGCAATTCCACTCGATGCGAGCAGCCGCGATGTCCCGCCCGTCGAAACGATTTCCACATGGAGCGCGGCCAATGTTTTTGCAAACTCGACAATTCCGGTTTTGTCATACACGCTGATGAGCGCGCGTTCGATTCGTCTCACGAAATCTCCTGGTTATTTAAGATCGCCGTTCGCGGTTTTCCAGATCAGATACCAGACATTCGCCACATCGGTCACAGCGTGGGAAAAAGCAATCGAGGCAATCCCGAACTGTGGCGAGAGCTCGACCGCCGTGTACTTATCCGGCAGTTCCGACGAACGCCGCAGCCGATTAAAAAGATGCTCCCGTTCGGCGGCGCGGAGCTTGAGAAAGCCATCGAGATTTCCTGCCTGAATCAGGTCGTGATAGCCGTAGAACACAGGCGTGAAATTCCTGGCCTGAGACGCGACGAGCGCGTCCAGTTGGGGATCATTCAATGCGGCCGCGGCGCATCCGGCTTCCCTCATGGCCCGGGCCGTCGTCGGCAGATCGGCGCGCCGCGTTTTCAATTCCGCAATGGCAATCTTCGTCGCAGCTTCAACGGTTAAGCTCTTGCACGGCTCGAGAAGCACCGTATCGAAGTCTTTCAGGAAGGTGCGGAGACTTGGTGGCAAAGGCCGCTCCGCATCGTGAAATATCGCCGCCAGGGTGGCAGCCGGCCAGGCCGCAAGTTGCGGCGGAAAGGTCAGCAACCACAAAACGCACAAGAAGCCCAGGAATATGGCCGCCCGATGTGCCTTTTGTGGTTCGCTCTTCATTTGAACAGCAATTGTACAATGGTTCACTCCGATGCGAACGCTCCGCCAAATTCCACCGGTCAACGATGTCCTGCGCGAACTTCACGAATTTCGCAACGTTCTGGGGCAGCCCTTTGCCGCCGCTATCATCGATGAAGTTTTCGCCGAAACGCGGCGCCGGATTGCGGAAGGCGATGACGCCGCGA
The sequence above is a segment of the Terriglobia bacterium genome. Coding sequences within it:
- the purH gene encoding bifunctional phosphoribosylaminoimidazolecarboxamide formyltransferase/IMP cyclohydrolase (involved in de novo purine biosynthesis), whose product is MRRIERALISVYDKTGIVEFAKTLAALHVEIVSTGGTSRLLASSGIAVREVSDLTGFPEILDGRVKTINPRIAGGVLAIRENPEHMNQVAQNELPLIDLVCVNLYPFAETIRKPGVEFHEVIENIDIGGPSLLRAAA